The sequence below is a genomic window from Candidatus Methanoplasma termitum.
CGGAGCGAAGATAGAGTACAACGAGCTGTCTGAGGAAGGCGACTTCAGGATCGATCCGAAAGGTCTTTCTTCCGCTTTGAAAAAGGACGTCAAAGCGTTATACATCTGCAACCCCAACAATCCCACCGGCAGGATAGAACACCGGAGCAAGATACTCGAAATCGTGAAAGAGTGTCAGGATAAGGGAATATTGGTATTCTTGGACGAGACCCTTTTGGAACTTGTTCCAAACCACGAAGAGATATCATGTGCCGGATTCGTAAAGAAATATGACAATCTGGTAATCGCCGGATCCCTGACAAAATCCTTTGCGATACCCGGCATAAGGATAGGATACGGTATGGCCTCGCAGCATCTCATCGAGGAGATGGACAAAGTGAGGATGACATGGAACGTCGGGCAGATAGAGCAGAATGTTGCCAGGATACTGATGTCTGAGCATATGGATTATGTTCACAAAGCGGCCGCCGTCATGGCAAAGGAGTCAAAGACGATGCATTCTCAACTGAAGGCGTTGGGGTTCCCGATAGGGAACGTGACCGATTCCTTCTTCTATTTCTGCTCTTTGAAAGAGATAGGCATCAAGTGCGCCGAATTCCAAAAACTCATGTTAAAAGAGAAGATAATGGTCAGGGACTGTTCGTCCTTCGGCGAAAGATTCGATTCATTCGTCAGATTCAGCGTGAAGGACAGGGAGAGGAACGAAATGTTCGTTAAAGCGGTCGAGAGAACAATGGAACGGCTGGGGTGATAAAGTGGAGCTTTGGATCGACGCAATCCTGATCGTTATCGTCGCGCTGCTCATAGACAGGTTCATCGGCGAACTACCCAACAAATATCACCTTCTGAGGTGGATAGGCAACATCGTAGGTTTCCTCGATAAAAAAATAGAGAACAGATCGTCAAAGAAGACAAAAGTCTTGGGATTCTTATCTTACATGTTCGTTCTCTTGGTGTTCTGGTTCCTGATGATGCTGATATGCAGCCTTATACGCAACGGCCTTGACGGGTATCACTGGGACATCGCAGGCATGTCCGTGACGCTCGGCGAGATAATATGGATAATCGTGACCGCATTCATGTTCAAGCTCACCTACGCGATATTCTCCTTCCGCCACCACTGCAATCCGATACAGGATGATCTGAGGAACGGCAATGTTGCGGAAGCAAGAAAAAAGGTGCAAATGATAGTCAGCAGAGATACGAGCAGCCTCGACGAGGAGCACATAACCTCGGCATGCTGCGAGACGATATCCGAGAATCTGGTGGACAGCGTGGTCTCCCCGACATTCTATTTCGGATGGCTGGGTATGACAGGTGCGATAATGTTCAGGTGTGCCAATCTTATGGATGCTATGTGGGGATACCTTAACGAAAAATATGGGAATCTGGGATTCTTCGTTGCAAAATTCGACGATGTGCTGGGATTCGTAACATCAAGGATATCGCCGGTCTTTGTTGCATTGACTGCGTGGATCTTCGGTTATGAACATAAAGGGGTGATCGCCGCGGCGAAAGAGGAGCACAGAAAGACCCCCAGTCCGAACAGCGGATGGCCTATGACAGCCGTTGCGAGGGCGATGAGGATAAGGATGGAGAAGATAGGCGTATACGTCATGGGAAAGGGCGAGATGCCCTCCATCGATGATGTGACAAGGTGTTACAAATTGGTAGAGCGAACATCGTTGATATTCGTAATTCTGATAACACTGCCGCTCTTCATTTTTATCGGAATTCATATACAAGTGTTCATCGAGGATAGGATATTCGACCTCCTGGGGATGATAATGTGAGATATATCAGGGACATCAAGATAATGGAGGACGGGGAGATGGCAACAGCGGTCATCTATCTCAGCGAAAAGATGGAGGTCCTCAGCAGTGCGATGAAGAACGGCGGGCACACGATATCCGATGTACTTTTCATAATGCAGGTCCCCCACGACTGCAGCATGGAGGACCCATACTGCGACATGGAGAGAACAATGGAAAAGCATAGGATCCCCGGGCACGCGGTAGGATTCATGACCGCGGCCGAAGTAAAGTACGTTTTCTCGACGGTGGAAACAGACTATGAGGGGATGAACACCATCGCCGCCGTAACAGCGGGGCTCAGCAACCATGTTGTCGCAGGGGAACTGTTGGAGAATTGGGAAGAGAGGCACAAGATCTCCATGGAAAGGTATAGGATGCTCGTCGGAGGGACGATAAACATAATCGGAGTATCTTCGGTACCGCTGACAGATGCAGCTAAGGTCAACATAATGATGCCGATCATCGAAGCGAAGTCCGCCGCTTTGAGCATACTCGGGTACAGGGAGACCGGGACCACCTCAGATGCATTGGCTATAGTTTCCCCAATAGGGGAGGACAGAACAGATTATTCGGGAACAGGAACGGCGCTGGGTATATCGATGGCGAGATCGGTCAA
It includes:
- the cbiS gene encoding bifunctional adenosylcobinamide hydrolase/alpha-ribazole phosphatase CbiS — its product is MRYIRDIKIMEDGEMATAVIYLSEKMEVLSSAMKNGGHTISDVLFIMQVPHDCSMEDPYCDMERTMEKHRIPGHAVGFMTAAEVKYVFSTVETDYEGMNTIAAVTAGLSNHVVAGELLENWEERHKISMERYRMLVGGTINIIGVSSVPLTDAAKVNIMMPIIEAKSAALSILGYRETGTTSDALAIVSPIGEDRTDYSGTGTALGISMARSVKAAVISNLVKRGDLPNMGTIIDVLKGKGITEKDMWDAAFELYLPAPEWDTNDIKRRFETKLRVLSDDINISSLVQGAVALEEIGNKDCICAMPRGMFAKDPIHLIADEIIGMQIAQYIAGTRGIFEFHRFDRHKPGIISKLGPFMDDMLCGLIGGVMSSIYTDLFDEQLR
- a CDS encoding pyridoxal phosphate-dependent aminotransferase, which gives rise to MKYGRKVLTGIPKTVHGGQAWKMKGIEDYSHNLNPFGPPEFLHEIVSTAMEDVGHYPDDNCTELKATLSKIFSLKEENIAIGSGSSEIIRNFPNAFIESGEKAVINRPSFAEYSQQCRLVGAKIEYNELSEEGDFRIDPKGLSSALKKDVKALYICNPNNPTGRIEHRSKILEIVKECQDKGILVFLDETLLELVPNHEEISCAGFVKKYDNLVIAGSLTKSFAIPGIRIGYGMASQHLIEEMDKVRMTWNVGQIEQNVARILMSEHMDYVHKAAAVMAKESKTMHSQLKALGFPIGNVTDSFFYFCSLKEIGIKCAEFQKLMLKEKIMVRDCSSFGERFDSFVRFSVKDRERNEMFVKAVERTMERLG
- the cbiB gene encoding adenosylcobinamide-phosphate synthase CbiB, whose amino-acid sequence is MELWIDAILIVIVALLIDRFIGELPNKYHLLRWIGNIVGFLDKKIENRSSKKTKVLGFLSYMFVLLVFWFLMMLICSLIRNGLDGYHWDIAGMSVTLGEIIWIIVTAFMFKLTYAIFSFRHHCNPIQDDLRNGNVAEARKKVQMIVSRDTSSLDEEHITSACCETISENLVDSVVSPTFYFGWLGMTGAIMFRCANLMDAMWGYLNEKYGNLGFFVAKFDDVLGFVTSRISPVFVALTAWIFGYEHKGVIAAAKEEHRKTPSPNSGWPMTAVARAMRIRMEKIGVYVMGKGEMPSIDDVTRCYKLVERTSLIFVILITLPLFIFIGIHIQVFIEDRIFDLLGMIM